In the Periophthalmus magnuspinnatus isolate fPerMag1 chromosome 4, fPerMag1.2.pri, whole genome shotgun sequence genome, one interval contains:
- the LOC117369964 gene encoding uncharacterized protein LOC117369964, producing MNSKENKTSLPKHSIQSLKRASASSAQPQLQALRQTLTPTLTPTLTPTLTPTQLNPPQKTPNMKTSLLLSLALTIALSITSVVALFCVTCTNPNDSNCGSTTQFSCSSGETQCVSATVLTTSSGGTSTQKVKGCAVSSFCPSAGTRDFSLNVSTSSVLAKAVCCSTDNCNSADAPAPTAPPAGTLQCYSCNPLTSTCSTGLTCNTLETRCFTSSVIPTGSSTAVPGHGCASENICAAAAALSSLPLFTNIGSVQGTPTCCSTNNCNPLPTTTAPPTTTTTTTTTTTTTTTTTTTPTTTSTTVAANTTTSGASSVTSLLLLQLLALVLAFLC from the exons ATGAAcagcaaagaaaacaaaacatccctCCCAAAGCACAGCATCCAGAGTTTAAAAAGAGCCTCAGCATCCTCCGCACAACCACAACTACAGGCGCTAAGGCAGACGCTAACACCGACGCTAACACCGACGCTAACACCGACGCTAACACCGACGCAGCTCAACCCTCCACAGAAAACTCCAAACATGAAGAccagtctgctcctctctctggccTTAACTATCGCCCTGTCCATCACCTCAg TCGTGGCCTTGTTTTGTGTGACCTGCACAAATCCAAACGACTCAAACTGTGGCTCCACGACTCAGTTCAGCTGCAGCAGCGGAGAGACCCAGTGTGTGTCGGCCACCGTCCTCA CCACCTCCAGCGGCGGCACGTCCAcccaaaaggtcaaaggttgtgCCGTGTCCAGCTTCTGTCCGTCCGCCGGTACCCGGGACTTTTCTCTGAACGTCAGTACCTCCAGCGTTTTGGCCAAAGCCGTCTGCTGCTCCACCGACAATTGCAACTCTGCCGACGCGCCCG CTCCGACCGCCCCGCCCGCCGGGACGCTGCAGTGCTACAGCTGTAACCCTCTGACCAGCACCTGCTCCACTGGACTGACCTGTAACACTCTGGAGACACGCTGCTTCACCTCCTCAg TGATTCCGACGGGCAGTAGCACAGCTGTCCCGGGTCATGGCTGTGCTTCAGAGAACATTTGTGCGGCGGCGGCCGCTCTCTCCTCGTTGCCGCTGTTCACCAACATTGGTTCCGTCCAAGGGACCCCCACCTGCTGCAGCACCAACAACTGCAACCCCCTGCCCACcaccacagcgccccctaccacGACCACAA CTACAACCACCACAactaccaccacaaccaccaccacaaccacccccaccaccaccagtaCGACTGTCGCAGCGAATACGACCACATCAG GCGCCTCGTCCGTCACGTCTCTACTTCTGCTGCAGCTCCTCGCGCTCGTCCTCGCGTTCCTCTGCTAA